The window cccgaaccgaatccgatccgataaaaatgaatccgaaccgatccgaatccgaagtaaataccgaatgggtcttgttttgtggtatttcgggttatgggtattatccgaaccgaacccgaatctaaatggatatccgatagaacccgaaacattcaaaacctcgaaaagatcttgtaccaaacatgatctcaattcctaatatgtatccaaaatacactaagaaatattgaacatctaaaatacttatctattacatgaaggttggtggttctattacatgaaggttgattgttaaagatggccgttgaatcttgaagtatttgaatttagattttgttttcgttaaacaatgtttctcatttcatgagaacttggtttttgttttatgattttatttatttggttttctttttatcagtaaatatgtttacttttcgtttgattttgaatgatcacgattgatgttccttatttttgaatcgattttacttaagttttggttacaaaataggtacaaatcaggtattttaaaactgaagaaccgattttactcatgttttggttataaaataggtaaaaatcaggtacttttaaaccaaaaaaccgattgggacccaaacccgaaagtatattgggttgtaccggttctttgaagatttactaaccccgacccgaacccggtagaacccgaaccggtcccgaaccgaacttttatataatccgaatgggactgattttgataaacccgaaaacccaaaacccgattggataaaaccgaaacccgattgggaccccgaatgcccaggcctagtcACTCTCATGATTTTCTCTTACGTGCGTAACACTCTTAAAGACACTAATACCGGTCCCATCATCTCCACTTCCTTCGTCTTCTTCTCCAACTCCTTTACCCAACCTCTCTGAttatcttcctcttctttctttaAACCCTACACTTCGAAACCTAATGGTGTGTACCCTTTAGACACTTCAGAATGTAGTATCAAACAAGCTTTTCAAATTATGGATTACACATTTGTTTCTTTGGTTGTTTCATTTCGTACTTTCACCTTTTGAGTTTTATCTAAAATCCAGGAAGCCAAACCAAAACCATTGTCTACCCAAGTCTTTTATTTGATTATAACAACACCTAAAGACAAATTTAATCTAAACAGATTTAGCATTCACTCTCACACAACAGGAAAAACCTACAAAACCATACTTTACTGAAGATGGTCACAAtcctctcctttttttttcataaaagaaaaataaccaAAAGGGTTTACGTAATCATACAAACTTCTTCAGGTTTACTGCAGAAACCATCAAatagagaaagataagagactCCAAATAACCCTGAGAAATTCCTTAACATCATGATAGataaacatagaacacaaacaCACACTCCTCTGACCATTGCGCTAAAACTCCTACTTGATTTGTGTACCAAGATCCCAAGAAGCGTTACTCATCTGCGATAGAAAAACATGTAAATGAGGAACAATACAATGTTATTTGTTCTAGATCATAGCACATGGAAGAACCACAGAATCGACCAAGCAGATAATGTATTGTCATTCGTCTTGCAATATGATGAAGATAACAAATGTATCATACATAATTTAGCCATTTTCAAATTAGTCATATTATACATTCAGATTTCTCCTACATGTACAATCTTATAACATACTGTAATGCGAAATGTTCAAGGACTAACACCAACTTGTCTTACCGAAGAAgcacaaggaaaaaaaaacaaaatcacttAAAAAAAGTTCATTTCCTCAAGGGGCACAAAGCAATCTTCTTCTACATCAATAGCAAAGACTATTTGAATCAAAAACACAATCCGAGTTATTCAGAAGACCGCTAAAAGGGAAGAACACCGTCGAGAGAATCAAGGTGGGAAAGCAGTGTAAGCAATGCTGAATCTGCTGCCTAAAGTACATGAGACTTAACCATAACCACCAAAGAGTATAAAACTAACACAGCTAACTTGAGACAACTCAAAAGCATGAAGAAAGAGTCTTAGCAGATATGAAGAAGTAACATGCACAACATAACATCACAAGCTAAGCAAAGCAATCATCTCAGCTCCACAAGTATCTACTTTGACTAAATCTACAAACTCAGCTCTATAAAGATGTTACTTTTCCTTCGTTCCAATCTATGTCAATCTCTCACAACACTCAATACTAAACCTAATCAAACATGTCAACTACGAAAGCTCAATAAAGTCCTGACCTTTGATGTGCTCGTGATGATGAGGAGCAACACCATCTTCACCACCATCATCCCCACCACCAGTCTTAACAGTAACAACAGGCCCAGGTACAGGCCCATCACGATGATCATCAGGGAatctaacaacaacaacaggaCAAACACAGTGATGAACACAATAATCACTAACAGACCCCAACCTCCCATCActccctttcttcttcttctcagcaCCAAACCCTCTACTCCCCATAATCACAGCGCTAAGCCCCAGCCTCTCGATCTCCAAACACAGCCTCTCCCTCATATCGTGATCCTTCACTATATGGATCTTATAAGGAAACCCGCTCTCCTTCAAGGGCTTCGCCAGATCCGCGACCTTGGAGGAAGTGAAGGCGTCGAAGTCCTCCTGGCTAGGCTGAAGGGAGGGAGGATCTTGCGGGGCTTTGAGAGGGAGAGGTCCCCAGTCGGCGCCGTAGAGGACGGAGGTCGGGGAGACGTGGAGGAGGACGACGGCGTCTCCGGGGCGGATGTAGTGGTCCACGGCCCAGCGGACGGCGAAGGCGCTTTCGCAGGAGAGGTCGATGGCGACGCCGATTTTGCGGCGGGCGCCGGCGGTGGGAGTTGGGGTGGCGGCGGAGGAGGGGGTGGAGGaggagtggtggtggtggtggtggggggAGTGGCGAGGGGAAGGagggtggtggattttgattGTGGGGAGGTGAGGGTGGTCGGAATCTGGATCCATGGTTTCGAGGTTGTTCTTTGATTGTCGGAAAAGGAGTGCGAGAGCTTTTTAGTAACGGAGAGTAAAGTGGAAGCGTGTTCTGTCGGTCCATTTTCATTAACTAAGATTGTTGGGCTGATACAGACGATGTGATGTTAAAGCCCAATTCGATATCATTTGCAATTTTTTAACTAAATACAATGTACAATGGTATCACTTATTCAACACCctactttataattttaacattCCATATCATCATTTCTCTCTTCCACATATTAATTCTACATTCACTTATTCACATTTTCATTTTACTtgcattttataattatttaaaattttaaaataagaaatacaATCAATAAAAAGATATCGTTATtgaaatatacaaaaaaatctaaaaaactcaataatataaaatttacaaCATAATTTGATGGTTAAAAATGTGTATCCAAATCAAATGAAACaaatctctatatatagaattaaaaagtaataaattttgatataaaactcaacaaatgaaaaaataatttactatCAAATAATGTATCTTAAACAAGTGATGGggtgaaaagaaaacaaaaagaacagTGTAGCCAATAAGAAAACATCACAAAtagattttctattttaataaaatttcatttttctttagtTCAATCAGCTTGTGCCGCTTGTCATTCATTGTATCTTTTCCGGTTGATTCAACTGTTGAATTGATTCAACAAGTTTGAATCTACGTAGATTTCCCTTTTTATTCAACATGTCACTGTATTATATTCAAAAGTTTAACAATTTTTTCAACTACTCGTGGTCCATTTTTTCAACTACTCCGACATGCCGCTCGTCATTCATTGTGTCTTTCGGCCTAAAAGAAGCTTCCATTTGTTTGTTAATCCTCTATTcgttaatattttcatttttacattaTTGGAGGATGAGACCCTGGAGAAGAAAGAAGGTGAGTGAGCAGAGGGAGTGGTTCTTGAAAAACGGCAGCACTTTCCTACAAGAACTCATCGCAGATTCCAACGGTATTTCAAACCCGATCCGGTTCTTCTCTTCGGATCAAATCCTCAAGGCCACGGATCGATTCCATCCAAACTGCTTTATCTCTCGTCACAGATTCTTCACCTGGTACAAGGGCGTCATCGAAGACCGACCTTACGCCATCAAGAAATTCACAGACTCATGGTTTTCAGAAGAGAGTGAGCGAGAGGTTTACAACGACATCGTTTTATCTGCTCGGGTAAGCAACCATAGTAGCTTTCTCAAACTTTTAGGATGCTCTCTCGAGTTTCCACTTCCGGTTATTGTATTCGAATACCCAGAGAATGGAGTTTTGAACGAGCAAGGAGCTTGCGAGGACGGCACGTTATTGCCTTGGAATGTTAGACTGAAGATTGCCAAGGAGGTGGCGGTTGCAGTGACTTATCTCCACACGGCTTTCCCTAGGATTATTATTCACAGAGATATCAAGCCGACTAATGTTTTCTTGGATAAGAACTGGAATGCTAAGCTGACTGATTTCACGTTTTCGGTATCACTCCCTGTGGGGAAGTCCTGGATTAAGGATAAAGTGGTGGGAACTTTCGGTTACATAGATCCGGTTTACTTCTCCAGGGGTTTAGTGACAGAGTACACAGATGTGTTCAGTTTTGGAATCTTTATGTTGGCTCTTTTGTTGGGAAGAGCGGCTGTTTTTGCTGGATCAAATGGGTATCATTGTAATATTCTTGATTATGTGAAGGATCTGCAGGAGAGAGGAGAACCTCTTGAATTCGTGGGTGGTGTGAACGATATGATGCCTGGTCAGATGAATATGTTTCTCGATTTGGCACTGAGATGCTGCCAGGGGAGGAGTGAAGACAGGCCAAAGATGATTTTGGTGGCAAAAGAGATTAAGATAATAGAAAAAGGATCCCATGATTGTTCTGAGGATGATCAAATTTAAGATTTTGAGATTATGCTCATGTTCGGGTTGTGTGTTGTTGGATTTCTAATTTTTAagagtttttgttttctaaaacatCTCTTTTATTCAGGacaaaaaattcatttttaggTATATAATCTGTATTATgctcatatatatatgtgcttGAGTCTCACTTatttaagacaaaaaaaatcattttcgaGCTATCAGATGTACATGCTTTGCCACAGTAAGTTTTATATATGTTTCcattaacattttatttttcttatagttACTATTGTTAGTTCtagtatttgttttgttaaaaagTGTTGTTCTAGGTTTCTGTCTAAAAGACCATTACCAAAATGTACTAATCTATGCTGTTGAATGGTGATGATAATGTAGTGTGTGGAAGCAAGGTATGAAACTGTCTCATAGTCAGGTAATGTATGATTGTTTACTGGTATAAACAGAACTGATCCAATCCAAACTTTATGACAGTCACATAAGATATATACTTTGCAAAATAATACATGCAAAACACTTGCAATAAATCTGGATAACTTATTCCCAGAGATATGCAGTTTTCAGCACAAAGTGATTGAGAGAGTTGCACGGAAACATAACATTGAAGGATCTGAAACAAGAGGTGGTGATAGATACTAGATAGTGACCCACAATACTAAAAGTCTACAACAATAGCCAAAAGACCAACAATACTACAACGATAACCAAAAGATACACGTTTTTATATTCATCTTATCTTTCGGAAAAGACCTcacaaaataatcaaattaacaGCTAACACCCGTTGTGTAACGAAAAaaaagtgttacaaaaaaacagCTAACACCCGCCGCGTTTTGATAGAGTCA of the Brassica rapa cultivar Chiifu-401-42 chromosome A03, CAAS_Brap_v3.01, whole genome shotgun sequence genome contains:
- the LOC117132390 gene encoding non-functional pseudokinase ZED1-like, translated to MRPWRRKKVSEQREWFLKNGSTFLQELIADSNGISNPIRFFSSDQILKATDRFHPNCFISRHRFFTWYKGVIEDRPYAIKKFTDSWFSEESEREVYNDIVLSARVSNHSSFLKLLGCSLEFPLPVIVFEYPENGVLNEQGACEDGTLLPWNVRLKIAKEVAVAVTYLHTAFPRIIIHRDIKPTNVFLDKNWNAKLTDFTFSVSLPVGKSWIKDKVVGTFGYIDPVYFSRGLVTEYTDVFSFGIFMLALLLGRAAVFAGSNGYHCNILDYVKDLQERGEPLEFVGGVNDMMPGQMNMFLDLALRCCQGRSEDRPKMILVAKEIKIIEKGSHDCSEDDQI
- the LOC103849046 gene encoding universal stress protein PHOS32, which produces MDPDSDHPHLPTIKIHHPPSPRHSPHHHHHHSSSTPSSAATPTPTAGARRKIGVAIDLSCESAFAVRWAVDHYIRPGDAVVLLHVSPTSVLYGADWGPLPLKAPQDPPSLQPSQEDFDAFTSSKVADLAKPLKESGFPYKIHIVKDHDMRERLCLEIERLGLSAVIMGSRGFGAEKKKKGSDGRLGSVSDYCVHHCVCPVVVVRFPDDHRDGPVPGPVVTVKTGGGDDGGEDGVAPHHHEHIKDE